A section of the Bifidobacterium sp. ESL0728 genome encodes:
- a CDS encoding alpha/beta hydrolase, whose amino-acid sequence MAHVSDEMIDLELRSTGRIIRRVLPYFTPTSIRWANRVTHLLNGVNYTHLHYEQRHLRRPDGTDLRICIYRPKAKLADKTFNTDSFFAPAPGILWIHGGGFALEFPELEAFYFQKIVDATNAVLVAPDYRKSTEAPYPAALEDCYWTLLWLKDHAKQLGVRSDQLIVAGASAGGNLTAAVSLLARDRKDVNIAFQVPICPMLDDRETPSSCDNDAPVWNTASNRLCWNMYLGKRRVTAAVPAYAAPARVQDLSGLPPTLSYVGDIEPFHDETVTYMNRLTAAGVETRFRVFPGAFHVFDALVPHAEISEDAAKFLLDGFEYGIKNFFANQN is encoded by the coding sequence ATGGCACATGTCAGCGACGAGATGATTGACCTGGAACTTCGCAGCACCGGAAGAATAATCCGGCGGGTTTTGCCATATTTCACGCCCACATCCATACGTTGGGCGAATCGTGTGACGCATCTGCTGAACGGCGTCAACTACACCCATTTGCATTATGAACAGCGGCATCTGCGCAGACCGGACGGAACCGATCTTCGTATCTGCATCTATCGGCCAAAGGCAAAACTTGCTGACAAAACGTTCAATACAGATTCGTTTTTTGCTCCGGCACCCGGCATCCTGTGGATACACGGCGGAGGATTCGCCCTTGAATTCCCCGAACTCGAGGCCTTTTATTTTCAAAAGATAGTGGATGCCACCAATGCAGTTCTCGTCGCTCCCGATTATCGCAAATCCACCGAAGCGCCGTATCCTGCGGCCCTTGAGGATTGCTATTGGACTTTGCTCTGGCTGAAAGACCATGCCAAGCAGCTGGGCGTGCGCTCAGATCAATTGATTGTCGCAGGAGCCAGCGCAGGCGGCAATCTCACAGCCGCGGTCAGTCTCTTGGCACGAGACCGAAAGGACGTCAATATCGCGTTCCAAGTACCGATTTGCCCCATGCTGGACGACCGGGAAACTCCAAGCTCATGCGACAATGATGCTCCTGTCTGGAACACCGCTTCAAATCGTCTGTGTTGGAATATGTATCTGGGAAAGCGCAGAGTCACCGCCGCCGTACCGGCATATGCTGCTCCAGCCAGGGTTCAAGATTTAAGCGGACTTCCGCCGACACTGAGCTACGTAGGCGATATCGAGCCGTTCCATGATGAAACAGTCACCTATATGAATCGTCTGACCGCAGCCGGTGTAGAAACGAGGTTCCGTGTCTTCCCCGGCGCGTTCCATGTCTTTGATGCGCTTGTTCCACATGCGGAGATCTCAGAAGATGCGGCAAAGTTCCTGCTAGATGGTTTCGAATACGGAATTAAAAACTTCTTTGCCAACCAAAATTAA
- a CDS encoding FTR1 family protein translates to MSQAQVGDLGHFIRSVVDVVTAGAATSQGQVIGGNQGYSVRTAADTVTAEDDNWSGVAKDLGKGLAQVNGTYASGDRTTAASQMSAVSTRYTASNFSRAVQETLGADRQQNEMNQFQSVQQLTYSDGHGADLAAQIGTLSNELNAAAGQLDASPNLAKPKAYAAQIEKTVKEQRKVLQKNKKTKFYGKGNRTWLEVAGQMGKVIDQGVAAAKAGNGEKGADKVNEAYYQYYEKLGFEKNVMNAISGSRVSYMESCFKELRKAMVRGDAPAGIKKQADELKANLNVDAKKLDGGAEDQVNGATKFATSSIGQSFLILVREGLEALLVVAAIIAYMLKSDNKKLVKWIYLGVVVGLLGSGLMAVLFAVFFNGNGPQQENMEGVVALIAMCMLIYTSNWMLSKSDADAWQSYIGSKAKKAVSDVSAADSLTFAGVVSLAMLSFLAVFREGAETVMFYQSVYSMTKDSKGMWIGGLAAAVVLVLVFVLIRFTSVHIPLHPFFLITSALLAVLAVTFAGGGVHSLIEGDAINGTYLASMPTNEWLGLYPYTETIVAQIIAAVVIIALFVVFGIHKHHEKMMKAVESAHSAGTMV, encoded by the coding sequence ATGTCGCAGGCTCAGGTCGGAGATTTAGGTCATTTCATACGTTCTGTAGTGGACGTGGTTACTGCGGGTGCTGCCACGTCGCAGGGTCAGGTGATTGGCGGGAATCAGGGTTATTCGGTACGGACTGCAGCGGACACCGTTACGGCGGAAGATGACAATTGGAGCGGGGTGGCCAAAGACTTGGGCAAGGGACTTGCGCAGGTCAATGGGACTTATGCTTCTGGGGACAGGACCACGGCCGCCTCGCAGATGAGCGCGGTTTCGACCAGATATACCGCTTCCAATTTCAGTCGTGCGGTGCAGGAAACTCTGGGCGCGGATCGTCAGCAAAATGAGATGAACCAGTTCCAGTCTGTGCAACAACTGACGTATAGCGACGGGCACGGTGCCGATTTGGCCGCGCAAATCGGTACGCTTTCCAACGAACTTAATGCGGCTGCCGGGCAGCTCGATGCCAGCCCAAATCTCGCCAAGCCCAAGGCATATGCGGCTCAAATCGAGAAGACGGTCAAGGAACAGCGCAAGGTTCTGCAGAAGAACAAGAAAACCAAGTTCTACGGCAAGGGGAACCGTACTTGGCTTGAGGTCGCCGGACAGATGGGCAAGGTCATCGACCAGGGCGTTGCCGCGGCCAAAGCCGGGAATGGCGAAAAAGGCGCCGACAAGGTCAACGAAGCCTATTACCAGTACTATGAAAAGCTCGGTTTCGAGAAGAACGTGATGAACGCGATTTCCGGCTCGCGCGTCTCCTATATGGAAAGCTGTTTCAAGGAACTGCGCAAGGCCATGGTGCGCGGGGATGCACCGGCCGGTATCAAGAAGCAGGCCGATGAGCTCAAGGCCAACCTTAACGTCGATGCCAAGAAACTCGACGGCGGAGCCGAAGATCAGGTCAACGGTGCCACGAAATTCGCCACCAGCTCAATCGGGCAGTCGTTCCTGATTTTGGTGCGCGAAGGGCTCGAAGCGCTGTTGGTGGTCGCCGCCATCATCGCCTACATGCTCAAAAGCGACAACAAGAAGCTCGTGAAGTGGATTTATCTCGGCGTGGTCGTCGGGTTGCTGGGCTCGGGGCTGATGGCGGTGCTGTTCGCGGTGTTCTTCAACGGCAACGGGCCGCAGCAGGAGAACATGGAGGGCGTGGTCGCGCTGATCGCGATGTGCATGCTCATCTACACCAGCAACTGGATGCTTTCGAAATCCGATGCCGACGCGTGGCAAAGCTACATCGGAAGCAAGGCGAAAAAGGCCGTTTCTGATGTGTCCGCTGCAGATTCGCTGACGTTCGCCGGCGTGGTGTCGCTCGCGATGCTGAGCTTCCTGGCCGTCTTCCGCGAAGGCGCCGAGACGGTGATGTTCTATCAAAGCGTCTACTCGATGACGAAGGATTCGAAGGGCATGTGGATTGGCGGGTTGGCGGCCGCGGTCGTACTGGTTCTTGTCTTTGTGCTGATTCGTTTCACTTCCGTGCACATTCCACTGCATCCGTTCTTCCTGATCACCTCGGCGCTGCTCGCGGTTTTGGCTGTGACGTTTGCCGGCGGCGGCGTGCACTCGCTCATTGAAGGCGATGCCATCAACGGAACCTATCTGGCGAGTATGCCGACCAACGAATGGCTCGGGCTTTACCCGTATACCGAAACGATTGTCGCGCAGATTATCGCGGCCGTGGTGATTATCGCGTTGTTCGTCGTTTTCGGGATTCACAAGCATCACGAAAAAATGATGAAAGCTGTGGAATCGGCTCATTCCGCTGGAACCATGGTATAG